In a single window of the Agromyces sp. H17E-10 genome:
- the rimM gene encoding ribosome maturation factor RimM (Essential for efficient processing of 16S rRNA) has product MAEAPKTQLRVGRLTKAHGLKGAIKLELYTDDPERRFTPGAEFSLQVPKESPWHGKHLVLRELRWYNGHPVGFFEGVDDRTAAETLIKAILWVDQSDDEAGEPDAWYDHQLIGLAVVRDGERIGEVVHVDHLPAQDLLIVKASGREVMVPFVSAIVPEVDVEAGTLTVTPPAGLFEEIVEIEADAAAEAPAEADDATAPAEAASVGDEPAVDQPAADEPRD; this is encoded by the coding sequence GTGGCCGAAGCACCGAAGACGCAGCTCCGGGTCGGTCGCCTCACCAAGGCGCACGGCCTCAAGGGCGCGATCAAGCTCGAGCTGTACACCGACGACCCCGAACGCCGTTTCACGCCCGGGGCCGAGTTCTCGCTGCAGGTGCCGAAGGAATCGCCCTGGCACGGCAAGCACCTCGTGCTGCGTGAGCTGCGCTGGTACAACGGGCACCCCGTCGGCTTCTTCGAGGGCGTCGACGACCGCACCGCGGCCGAGACCCTCATCAAGGCGATCCTCTGGGTCGACCAGTCCGACGACGAGGCGGGCGAGCCCGACGCCTGGTACGACCACCAGCTGATCGGCCTCGCAGTCGTCCGCGACGGCGAGCGCATCGGCGAGGTCGTGCACGTCGACCACCTGCCGGCGCAGGACCTGCTGATCGTCAAGGCCTCGGGCCGCGAGGTCATGGTGCCGTTCGTCTCGGCGATCGTGCCCGAGGTCGACGTCGAAGCGGGCACGCTCACGGTCACCCCGCCGGCCGGCCTCTTCGAGGAGATCGTCGAGATCGAGGCGGATGCCGCAGCCGAGGCGCCGGCCGAGGCCGACGACGCAACGGCCCCCGCTGAGGCCGCATCGGTCGGCGACGAGCCCGCTGTCGACCAGCCCGCGGCCGACGAGCCCCGCGACTGA
- the trmD gene encoding tRNA (guanosine(37)-N1)-methyltransferase TrmD, producing MRVDIVTIFPEFFSVLDLSLLGKARESGLLEITAHDLRDHTHDRHRTVDDTPYGGGAGMVMKPEPWGEALDAIVGDGASDALLVVPSPAGEPFTQQLARELAAEPHLVFACGRYEGIDQRVVDHYATRMRVRLISLGDYVLNGGEVAVMAMIEAAGRLVPGVVGNPESLVEESHENGLLEYPSYTKPAEWRGLEVPPVLRSGNHGAVAAWRHEQQVERTRRVRPELLGDA from the coding sequence ATGCGCGTCGACATCGTCACGATCTTCCCCGAGTTCTTCTCGGTGCTCGACCTGTCGCTGCTCGGCAAGGCACGCGAGTCGGGCCTGCTCGAGATCACCGCGCACGACCTGCGCGACCACACGCACGACCGGCACCGCACCGTCGACGACACGCCGTACGGCGGCGGTGCGGGCATGGTCATGAAGCCCGAGCCGTGGGGCGAGGCGCTCGACGCGATCGTCGGCGACGGGGCATCCGATGCCCTGCTCGTCGTGCCGTCGCCAGCGGGCGAGCCGTTCACGCAGCAGCTCGCCCGCGAGCTCGCGGCCGAGCCGCATCTCGTGTTCGCCTGCGGCCGATACGAGGGCATCGACCAGCGCGTGGTCGACCACTACGCGACGCGCATGCGCGTGCGGCTCATCTCGCTGGGCGACTACGTGCTCAACGGCGGCGAGGTCGCCGTCATGGCGATGATCGAGGCGGCCGGCCGGCTCGTGCCGGGCGTCGTCGGCAACCCCGAGTCGCTCGTCGAGGAGTCGCACGAGAACGGCCTGCTCGAGTATCCGAGCTACACCAAGCCCGCCGAGTGGCGCGGGCTCGAGGTGCCGCCCGTGCTGCGCTCGGGCAACCACGGCGCCGTCGCCGCCTGGCGTCACGAGCAGCAGGTCGAACGCACGCGTCGCGTACGGCCCGAGCTGCTCGGCGACGCGTGA
- a CDS encoding sirohydrochlorin chelatase has translation MVVTSTATRPLRLLAVTHGSPSTANRESVIRLVDAVASARPGVDVAVGFVDAGEAGRGRIGNLAGPEEDAAVIVPLVLSAGFHVRTGLTQRLERSHSSAGLAAALGPDDRIVEVLAMRLDRCGLAGDDAVVLAAAGSNDPRAQLECFETGRRLAVRLGRSVTVGFIAAGVPRLRDAVDMIREVHPARRVVVVPYLLAPGVFCDAASGVGADVVAAPLLVPDEPAPAALVDLVLARYDEVPSDQGLGA, from the coding sequence ATGGTCGTCACGAGTACAGCGACGCGTCCCCTCCGGTTGCTCGCGGTCACCCACGGCTCGCCCTCGACGGCGAATCGCGAGTCGGTCATCCGCCTCGTCGACGCCGTCGCATCCGCGAGGCCAGGGGTTGACGTCGCGGTCGGCTTCGTCGATGCCGGCGAAGCCGGGCGCGGCCGGATCGGGAACCTCGCGGGTCCGGAGGAGGACGCGGCCGTCATCGTCCCTCTGGTGCTCTCGGCAGGGTTCCACGTGCGCACGGGGCTGACGCAGCGCCTCGAGCGCTCGCACTCGAGCGCCGGACTCGCCGCGGCGCTCGGCCCGGATGATCGCATCGTCGAGGTCCTCGCGATGCGACTCGACCGGTGCGGACTGGCCGGCGATGATGCGGTGGTGCTCGCGGCGGCGGGATCGAACGACCCCCGGGCGCAGCTCGAGTGCTTCGAGACCGGGCGACGTCTCGCCGTCCGCCTCGGGCGGAGCGTGACGGTCGGTTTCATCGCCGCGGGAGTTCCGCGGCTGCGCGACGCGGTCGACATGATCCGGGAGGTCCATCCGGCACGGCGGGTCGTGGTCGTGCCGTACCTGCTCGCACCGGGCGTGTTCTGCGACGCGGCGTCGGGGGTCGGTGCCGACGTGGTCGCCGCACCGCTGCTCGTGCCCGACGAGCCGGCGCCGGCCGCGCTCGTCGACCTCGTGCTCGCCCGTTACGACGAGGTGCCGTCGGATCAGGGGCTCGGCGCCTGA
- a CDS encoding FAD-dependent oxidoreductase, which translates to MNAPERIVLIGYGPVGARFVEELLPAVADGLVELAVVGGEDVEAYNRVLVAEYAVGGTALESMLVGDRAGAEHAGARMLLGTTARAIDRAARTVGLSTGEAVPYDRLVLATGARANVPTLDGVERPHRDLRSLERRPASLVGRDDRLPTGVTTLRDLDDAERVLASVRARERIVVLGAGVLGLELALAATHAGADVCVVHHGPHPMPRNLDRGAGLVLAAAARRSGLSVVANSRAEAVGYRGADDARRFDRLVTADGKQLRGDLLVLSCGVTPRTELATLAGLRTAVGVVVHPWLQTWSDPAVYAIGDCAHIAERTGSATDGAVVGAPSGLIGPGWRQAEWLAARFAADARAAAVASTAAATTGASRADAAAATGSIRPAAHDDAVLPPEREAIVMLKAEHLDVVAVGDVSADPWDDDPATPRRRVAQWADPEHGRYVKMVTEDGVLTAFAAVGMPRTAAELTLLYDRGGELPADRSLLLRLDGPDDDPGSATASLSPTATVCWCNGVSAGRIEEVAACGATTVEAVGRETRAGTGCGGCRSRIEELLARTADGAASAAA; encoded by the coding sequence ATGAACGCACCCGAGCGCATCGTCCTCATCGGCTACGGACCGGTCGGCGCACGCTTCGTCGAGGAGCTGCTGCCCGCCGTGGCCGACGGGCTCGTCGAGCTCGCCGTCGTCGGCGGCGAGGACGTCGAGGCCTATAACCGCGTGCTCGTCGCCGAGTACGCGGTCGGGGGCACCGCGCTCGAATCGATGCTCGTCGGCGACCGTGCCGGCGCCGAGCACGCCGGGGCGAGGATGCTGCTCGGCACGACCGCGCGGGCGATCGATCGAGCCGCGCGCACGGTCGGGCTCTCGACCGGCGAAGCCGTGCCGTACGACCGGCTCGTCCTCGCGACGGGAGCCCGGGCCAACGTGCCGACGCTCGACGGCGTGGAGCGCCCGCACCGCGACCTCCGATCGCTCGAACGCCGGCCCGCATCGCTCGTCGGCCGGGACGACCGGCTGCCGACGGGCGTCACGACGCTCCGCGACCTCGACGACGCCGAGCGCGTGCTCGCCTCGGTGCGCGCACGCGAGCGCATCGTCGTGCTCGGCGCGGGCGTGCTCGGACTCGAGCTCGCGCTGGCCGCCACGCACGCCGGCGCCGATGTCTGCGTCGTGCACCACGGACCGCACCCGATGCCCCGCAACCTCGACCGCGGCGCCGGCCTCGTGCTCGCCGCCGCAGCCAGGCGCAGCGGCCTCTCGGTCGTCGCCAACTCCCGCGCCGAAGCGGTCGGCTACCGGGGCGCCGACGATGCACGCCGGTTCGACCGTCTCGTCACGGCCGACGGCAAGCAGCTGCGCGGCGACCTGCTCGTCCTCTCGTGCGGCGTCACCCCGCGCACGGAGCTCGCGACCCTCGCCGGCCTCCGGACTGCCGTCGGCGTCGTCGTGCATCCGTGGCTGCAGACCTGGTCGGACCCGGCGGTCTACGCGATCGGCGACTGCGCCCACATCGCCGAGCGAACGGGGTCGGCGACGGACGGCGCCGTGGTCGGAGCGCCGTCGGGACTCATCGGGCCGGGATGGCGCCAGGCCGAGTGGCTCGCCGCCCGCTTCGCGGCCGACGCACGCGCGGCGGCGGTCGCGAGCACGGCGGCCGCCACGACGGGTGCATCTCGAGCGGACGCGGCTGCTGCGACCGGCTCCATCCGGCCGGCCGCGCACGACGACGCCGTGCTCCCGCCCGAGCGCGAGGCCATCGTCATGCTGAAGGCCGAGCACCTCGACGTCGTCGCGGTCGGCGACGTCTCGGCCGATCCGTGGGATGACGACCCCGCCACTCCCCGTCGCCGAGTCGCCCAGTGGGCGGATCCGGAGCACGGCCGCTACGTCAAGATGGTCACCGAGGACGGGGTGCTCACCGCGTTCGCGGCGGTCGGGATGCCCCGCACGGCGGCCGAGCTCACGCTCCTGTACGACCGGGGTGGCGAACTGCCCGCCGATCGTTCGCTCCTGCTCAGGCTGGACGGGCCCGACGACGACCCCGGCTCCGCCACCGCGTCGCTCTCGCCGACCGCGACCGTGTGCTGGTGCAACGGCGTGTCGGCCGGGCGGATCGAGGAGGTCGCCGCGTGCGGGGCGACGACGGTCGAAGCCGTCGGCCGTGAGACGCGCGCGGGCACCGGTTGCGGCGGCTGCCGGAGCCGGATCGAGGAGCTGCTCGCCCGGACCGCCGACGGCGCAGCGAGCGCGGCCGCCTGA